One part of the Streptomyces sp. NBC_00286 genome encodes these proteins:
- a CDS encoding CapA family protein encodes MGGGVVTLFLCGDVMLGRGVDQILPHRGDPTLREGYVRDARSYVESAEAVNGPIPAPVEPSWPWGEALRVLEEAAPDARIVNLETAVTRSDTFEPGKEIHYRMHPANMPALAVARPDVCVLANNHVLDFGHLGLEETLHSLYRAGLRAVGAGRNADEAHAPATVTVSRTARVLVFALGMESSGIPPSWAATEYVPGVAHVVEPSAAAAAETVRRVRQEKLPGDITVASVHWGSNWGYRIPREHIRFARALVDGGVDVVHGHSSHHPRTIEVYRDRLILYGCGDFIDDYEGISGYEQYRDDLRLAYFVSVEADSGRLAGLRIVPLRVRRMRLEPVTDEDRDWLRSTLDRVSDSIHLTLEADGALTLVHPAAAHGTTRTEHGR; translated from the coding sequence ATGGGCGGCGGCGTCGTGACGCTGTTCCTCTGCGGCGATGTGATGCTTGGGCGCGGCGTCGACCAGATCCTTCCGCATCGGGGTGACCCGACACTGCGCGAAGGCTACGTCCGCGACGCCCGCTCCTACGTCGAGTCCGCCGAGGCCGTGAACGGCCCGATCCCCGCGCCGGTCGAGCCCTCCTGGCCCTGGGGCGAAGCGCTCCGGGTGCTGGAGGAGGCCGCCCCGGACGCCAGGATCGTGAACCTGGAGACGGCCGTCACCCGCAGCGACACCTTCGAGCCGGGCAAGGAGATCCACTACCGGATGCACCCGGCCAATATGCCCGCCCTGGCCGTGGCACGGCCCGACGTCTGCGTCCTGGCCAACAACCATGTGCTGGACTTCGGCCACCTCGGTCTCGAGGAGACGCTTCATTCGCTGTACCGGGCAGGTCTGCGGGCGGTCGGCGCGGGGCGCAACGCCGACGAGGCGCACGCGCCCGCGACGGTCACCGTCAGCCGCACGGCACGTGTGCTGGTGTTCGCCCTCGGGATGGAGTCCAGCGGCATCCCGCCGAGCTGGGCGGCCACCGAGTACGTGCCCGGTGTCGCCCATGTCGTCGAGCCGTCGGCCGCCGCTGCCGCCGAGACGGTCCGGCGGGTACGGCAGGAGAAGCTGCCCGGTGACATCACGGTCGCCTCCGTGCACTGGGGCTCCAACTGGGGTTACCGCATCCCCCGGGAGCACATCCGCTTCGCACGCGCTTTGGTGGACGGCGGCGTCGACGTCGTCCACGGGCACTCCTCGCACCATCCCCGCACCATCGAGGTGTACCGCGACCGGCTGATCCTCTACGGCTGCGGCGACTTCATCGACGACTACGAGGGCATCTCGGGCTACGAGCAGTACCGCGACGACCTCCGGCTCGCCTACTTCGTCTCCGTGGAGGCGGACAGCGGACGGCTGGCCGGACTGCGCATCGTGCCGCTGCGGGTCCGGCGGATGCGGCTGGAGCCCGTGACGGACGAGGACCGGGACTGGCTGCGCTCCACCCTCGACCGGGTCAGCGACTCCATCCACCTCACCCTGGAGGCAGACGGTGCGCTCACCCTCGTACACCCGGCTGCCGCGCACGGGACGACGCGGACGGAGCACGGCCGATGA
- a CDS encoding MBL fold metallo-hydrolase — protein MNHLLRLTLLGVGAMNSPRFAPAGLLLRCPGHRVAFDGGPGAEPPPGRLDAWLVTDEQAELRSELRRRAVGRGVSVRAGDLELDGVRVRCCPVAHTSHPAYGYRIEAGALVVAWAPEFWEFPRWAQRADLMFAEAAGWDRPIRFRGGVGGHMCVRNVSEQAVRYGVRRLVYAHIGRPTLRAIDAGLKPPAGEWGVEGRTYTLRWEDASRWDERAAVARGSASPRRGR, from the coding sequence ATGAACCACCTGCTGCGGCTGACCCTCCTCGGCGTGGGCGCGATGAACTCGCCGCGGTTCGCCCCGGCCGGTCTGCTGCTGCGCTGCCCAGGGCATCGGGTGGCTTTCGACGGTGGGCCCGGGGCCGAGCCACCGCCCGGACGGCTCGACGCCTGGCTCGTCACCGACGAGCAGGCGGAACTGCGCTCCGAACTGCGACGGCGAGCGGTCGGCCGGGGCGTATCGGTGCGGGCCGGTGACCTGGAACTCGATGGTGTACGGGTCCGCTGCTGCCCGGTGGCGCATACCTCGCATCCCGCGTACGGCTATCGCATCGAGGCGGGCGCACTGGTGGTGGCCTGGGCCCCGGAGTTCTGGGAGTTCCCACGCTGGGCACAGCGGGCGGACCTGATGTTCGCGGAGGCCGCCGGCTGGGACCGGCCGATACGGTTCCGGGGTGGCGTGGGCGGCCATATGTGCGTAAGGAACGTCAGCGAGCAGGCGGTGCGGTACGGGGTGCGGCGACTGGTGTACGCGCATATCGGGCGGCCCACGCTGCGGGCGATCGACGCCGGGTTGAAGCCTCCGGCCGGTGAATGGGGCGTCGAAGGGCGGACCTACACCCTTCGGTGGGAGGACGCATCGCGGTGGGACGAGCGTGCCGCCGTCGCCCGCGGCAGCGCGAGCCCGCGGCGGGGCCGGTGA
- a CDS encoding TIGR03943 family putative permease subunit produces MSRQAQAAVLFLIGGALLHASFTDLYLRYVKAGLRPLLLVAGVVLIVAAVATVWYELRRPRVVKGQAAERESEHDDGHGHAHREPRIAWLLALPILALILVAPPALGSYSAMRTGTALQKPWGFADLPAGDPVRMSLVDYAGRAAYDEGRSIRDRQVKITGFVALDRGGTPYLVRMALNCCAADGQPVKVGLAGKTPPVLQPDTWLEVTGTYTGKRTKDPVNDGVIPFIKVTKATPVPAPRDPYDEGGG; encoded by the coding sequence GTGAGCCGGCAGGCACAGGCAGCGGTGCTGTTCCTCATCGGCGGGGCACTGCTGCACGCGAGCTTCACCGATCTCTACCTGCGGTACGTGAAGGCCGGGCTGCGTCCGCTGCTGCTGGTGGCCGGCGTCGTCCTGATCGTCGCGGCCGTCGCCACCGTCTGGTACGAGCTGCGGCGGCCGCGCGTGGTCAAGGGGCAGGCCGCAGAGCGCGAGTCCGAGCACGATGACGGGCACGGTCACGCCCACCGCGAACCGCGCATTGCCTGGCTCCTCGCCCTGCCCATCCTCGCGCTCATCCTGGTCGCCCCGCCCGCGCTCGGCTCCTACAGCGCCATGCGCACCGGCACCGCCTTGCAGAAACCGTGGGGCTTCGCCGACCTTCCGGCGGGCGACCCGGTACGGATGAGCCTGGTCGACTACGCGGGCCGCGCGGCCTACGACGAGGGACGCTCCATCCGCGACCGACAGGTCAAGATCACCGGATTTGTCGCCCTGGACCGGGGCGGTACGCCGTACCTGGTCCGCATGGCGCTCAACTGCTGCGCCGCCGACGGCCAGCCCGTCAAGGTCGGACTGGCCGGAAAGACCCCGCCCGTCCTGCAGCCCGACACCTGGCTCGAAGTCACCGGCACCTACACCGGCAAACGCACCAAAGACCCGGTCAACGACGGTGTCATCCCCTTCATCAAGGTCACCAAAGCCACACCGGTCCCGGCCCCGCGCGACCCGTACGACGAGGGTGGCGGCTGA